In Chloroflexota bacterium, one genomic interval encodes:
- a CDS encoding cold-shock protein, with product MSDERITGTVKWFNATKGYGFIAHDGGEDVFVHYSAIEMEGYRKLKEGQMVEFSIEKGPKGLQAANVTLK from the coding sequence ATGTCAGACGAACGTATTACCGGTACCGTGAAGTGGTTCAATGCCACCAAGGGCTACGGCTTCATTGCCCATGATGGCGGCGAGGACGTGTTTGTCCACTATTCGGCCATCGAAATGGAAGGCTACCGCAAGCTCAAAGAAGGCCAGATGGTAGAGTTTTCCATTGAGAAAGGCCCCAAGGGTTTGCAAGCCGCGAACGTGACTCTCAAATAA
- the typA gene encoding translational GTPase TypA, with protein MLTKRTNLRNIAIIAHVDHGKTTLVDGLLRQAHTFRNNQQVAERVMDSNDLERERGMTILAKNTAVVYNGIKINIMDTPGHADFGGEVERVMGMVDGVLLVVDAAEGPMPQTRFVLRKALEMGHKAIVVINKVDRKDATPADTLNKTFDLFIELGASEEQASFPIVYTNALSQQAGLTPELGPDYQPLYDAILEHIPPPEVDAESPLQLLVANQSYDDYKGIIAVGRIFAGRIQLGQEIARIDLHGQVTMSKVRYLFVFQGLQRVEVEAAEAGEIIALAGIEAIGIGETIADPENPVGLPPIRVEAPTVRMTFGVSTSPFAGREGTWGTSRKIRERLFDELKNNVALRVEETDKADTFLVSGRGELHLGILIETMRREGYEFQVSKPEVIFRKGEAGETLEPFEEVHVEVAEAHTGTVIEMLGNRRGQMINMVNGGDGSVYLTYVVPTRGLLGFRQQFLTATQGMGVMNTLFHDYLPMAGSIPERSQGSLVAWETGTATAFAIRNAEERGYLFIEPGTEVYEGMVIGQHQRPGDLSVNIAKKKQLTNVRAARAEILVSLTPARKMSLDECIEYIAEDELLEVTPQNIRIRKRILSADERGKLSKKAKEELEAETA; from the coding sequence ATGCTCACAAAACGCACCAACCTCCGCAACATCGCCATCATCGCCCACGTTGACCACGGCAAAACCACCCTGGTGGACGGCCTGCTTCGGCAGGCCCACACCTTCCGCAACAACCAGCAGGTGGCCGAGCGGGTCATGGACTCGAACGACCTGGAGCGCGAGCGCGGGATGACCATCCTGGCCAAGAACACCGCCGTCGTCTACAACGGTATCAAGATCAACATCATGGACACCCCCGGACACGCCGATTTTGGCGGCGAAGTCGAGCGGGTGATGGGCATGGTGGACGGGGTTTTGCTGGTGGTGGACGCCGCCGAAGGCCCCATGCCGCAAACCCGGTTCGTCCTGCGCAAGGCGCTGGAAATGGGCCACAAGGCCATCGTCGTCATCAACAAAGTGGATCGCAAAGACGCCACCCCGGCTGACACCCTCAACAAAACCTTCGACCTTTTCATCGAACTCGGGGCCAGCGAAGAACAGGCCAGCTTCCCCATCGTCTACACCAACGCCCTCAGCCAGCAGGCCGGCCTCACCCCGGAACTGGGGCCGGACTACCAGCCGTTATACGACGCCATCCTCGAACACATCCCGCCGCCGGAAGTGGATGCCGAATCGCCCCTGCAATTGCTCGTCGCCAACCAGAGCTACGACGACTACAAAGGCATCATCGCCGTGGGCCGCATTTTTGCCGGGCGCATTCAACTGGGGCAAGAGATTGCCCGTATTGACTTGCACGGGCAGGTGACGATGTCGAAAGTCCGCTACCTGTTTGTCTTTCAGGGATTGCAGAGAGTGGAAGTGGAAGCCGCCGAGGCCGGGGAGATCATCGCCCTGGCCGGGATCGAGGCTATTGGCATCGGCGAAACCATCGCCGACCCGGAAAATCCGGTTGGCCTGCCGCCGATTCGGGTGGAGGCTCCCACGGTGCGCATGACCTTTGGCGTGAGCACCTCCCCGTTCGCCGGACGCGAAGGCACGTGGGGCACCTCGCGCAAAATCCGCGAGCGCCTCTTCGACGAACTCAAGAACAACGTCGCCCTGCGCGTCGAAGAAACGGATAAGGCCGACACCTTCCTCGTCTCCGGGCGGGGCGAACTGCACCTGGGCATTTTGATTGAGACAATGCGCCGCGAAGGTTATGAGTTTCAAGTGTCGAAGCCGGAAGTGATTTTCCGCAAAGGGGAAGCGGGTGAGACGCTGGAACCCTTTGAGGAAGTTCATGTGGAAGTGGCGGAGGCCCACACCGGAACCGTCATCGAGATGTTAGGCAACCGGCGCGGCCAGATGATCAACATGGTCAACGGCGGCGACGGCTCGGTTTATCTCACCTACGTTGTGCCCACCCGCGGCCTGCTCGGTTTCCGCCAGCAGTTTCTCACCGCCACTCAGGGCATGGGCGTGATGAACACCCTCTTTCACGATTACCTGCCTATGGCCGGCTCCATCCCCGAACGCTCACAAGGCTCGCTCGTGGCCTGGGAGACCGGCACAGCCACCGCCTTCGCCATCCGCAACGCCGAAGAGCGCGGCTACCTGTTCATCGAACCCGGCACCGAAGTGTACGAAGGCATGGTCATCGGCCAGCACCAGCGGCCCGGCGACCTCAGCGTCAACATTGCCAAGAAGAAGCAATTGACCAACGTGCGCGCCGCCCGCGCCGAAATTCTAGTGAGCCTGACCCCGGCCCGCAAGATGAGCCTCGACGAGTGCATCGAGTACATCGCCGAGGACGAACTGCTCGAAGTCACGCCGCAAAACATCCGCATCCGCAAGCGTATCCTCAGCGCCGACGAGCGTGGCAAGCTTTCGAAGAAGGCGAAAGAGGAGTTGGAAGCCGAGACGGCGTAG
- a CDS encoding L,D-transpeptidase, translating to MRRTLIGIVLYVLLFALTPMAKAEDAPSPVSSLEDQSDLCVAGYQLAHMGQCPLEGPGGRAELRQRYELPAQLPALEVAFFEPAQPPITRAYARVTVADAPVFARPEDAAAGVVKRAIRKGFIYVSIGKTVEYNGEEFIRINSDEYMRRADLSLVSPSDYQGFLLAEQPQRPFAWVVRKFQPRLTPNGQKNPEAPVLNRYDLVQIYGKRRAGEYDWYLVGNDQWVEQRNLSVVEVIGPPEGVTGKWIAVNLFEQTMSVYEGEQMVYASLVSSGLGAWPTRPGLFQIYSKLESTKMSGAYAADKSDFYFLEDVPWTMYFDQSIALHGAYWHDGYGFRKSHGCVNLSPIDSFWLYNWAELGTSVFVYDPSGQTPTNLPAGGGP from the coding sequence ATGCGCCGCACTCTCATCGGCATTGTCTTATATGTTCTGCTCTTCGCCCTCACGCCAATGGCGAAGGCCGAGGACGCGCCGTCACCCGTGTCTTCCCTCGAAGACCAAAGCGACCTGTGCGTGGCTGGGTATCAGTTGGCGCACATGGGCCAGTGCCCGCTGGAAGGCCCCGGCGGGCGGGCCGAACTGCGCCAGCGTTACGAACTGCCGGCCCAACTGCCTGCGCTCGAAGTCGCCTTCTTCGAGCCAGCCCAACCGCCCATCACCCGCGCTTACGCCAGAGTCACGGTTGCCGATGCGCCCGTGTTCGCCAGGCCGGAAGATGCGGCGGCGGGCGTCGTGAAACGCGCCATCCGCAAAGGCTTCATCTACGTTAGCATTGGCAAGACGGTTGAATACAACGGCGAAGAGTTCATCCGCATCAACAGCGATGAATACATGCGCCGGGCCGACCTGTCGCTGGTCTCGCCATCCGATTATCAAGGCTTTCTGCTGGCCGAACAACCCCAGCGCCCCTTCGCCTGGGTCGTGCGCAAGTTCCAGCCGCGCCTCACTCCGAACGGCCAGAAGAATCCTGAAGCCCCCGTTCTCAACCGTTACGACCTCGTCCAGATTTACGGCAAAAGGCGCGCGGGCGAGTACGACTGGTATCTGGTGGGCAATGACCAGTGGGTGGAACAGCGCAACCTGTCCGTCGTCGAAGTCATCGGGCCGCCGGAGGGCGTGACCGGCAAGTGGATAGCCGTCAACCTGTTTGAGCAGACGATGTCCGTTTACGAAGGCGAGCAGATGGTGTACGCCTCACTCGTCTCCAGCGGCCTGGGCGCATGGCCTACCCGCCCCGGCCTCTTCCAAATTTACAGCAAGCTGGAGAGCACCAAGATGAGCGGCGCGTACGCCGCCGACAAATCTGATTTCTATTTTCTCGAAGATGTGCCCTGGACGATGTATTTCGATCAGTCCATCGCCCTGCACGGCGCATACTGGCACGACGGCTACGGCTTCCGCAAATCGCACGGCTGTGTCAACCTCTCACCCATCGACTCGTTCTGGCTCTACAACTGGGCCGAGCTTGGCACCAGCGTTTTCGTCTACGACCCCAGCGGCCAAACGCCCACCAACCTGCCCGCCGGCGGCGGCCCCTGA
- a CDS encoding homocysteine S-methyltransferase family protein, whose translation MISFLSQLSQSTPLILDGATGTELDRRGVDIGLPLWSANALLADSAADVLRQVHLDYLNAGADIITANTFRAHRRALAKSAYHDQARELTQRAVAVAKEAVGRREAGKSSYIAGSIAPLEDCYQPQLVPPEAECRAEHSERVHHLVEAGVDLLLIETMNTIREAAIAARLAVITGLPTIVSFVCGADGRLLSGESLTAAAQVMTPLGVAAVGVNCTATPVIADCLKELRSATDLPLIAYGNIGYADADGNWVCTDAIEPDAYANYAREWKANIIGGCCGTTPEHIRRIANAS comes from the coding sequence TTGATTTCCTTCCTTTCCCAACTTTCCCAATCCACCCCTCTGATTCTCGACGGGGCAACCGGCACCGAACTGGATCGCCGGGGTGTGGACATTGGCCTGCCGCTGTGGTCGGCCAACGCCCTGCTGGCCGACTCTGCCGCCGACGTTCTGCGCCAGGTTCATCTCGACTATCTCAACGCCGGGGCCGACATCATCACCGCGAATACCTTTCGCGCGCATCGCCGGGCGCTGGCGAAAAGCGCCTATCATGATCAAGCGCGCGAACTGACTCAGCGAGCGGTGGCAGTGGCAAAAGAGGCAGTAGGACGACGCGAAGCGGGCAAATCGTCCTACATTGCCGGCTCCATTGCCCCGCTTGAGGACTGTTACCAGCCACAACTTGTGCCGCCGGAGGCCGAGTGCCGGGCCGAACATTCCGAGCGCGTCCATCATCTCGTCGAAGCCGGGGTTGACCTTCTGCTCATCGAAACCATGAACACGATCCGTGAGGCAGCGATTGCGGCCAGGCTGGCCGTCATCACCGGCCTGCCAACTATCGTCAGCTTTGTGTGCGGCGCAGACGGGCGTTTGCTCTCCGGCGAGTCGCTCACAGCGGCGGCGCAGGTGATGACCCCGCTCGGCGTGGCCGCCGTTGGCGTGAATTGCACAGCCACACCCGTCATCGCCGACTGCCTCAAAGAGTTACGCTCGGCCACCGACCTGCCGTTGATCGCTTACGGCAACATCGGCTATGCCGACGCCGACGGCAACTGGGTTTGCACCGACGCCATCGAGCCGGACGCTTACGCCAACTACGCCAGAGAATGGAAAGCGAACATTATCGGAGGATGTTGTGGAACCACGCCTGAACACATTCGGAGAATCGCCAATGCCAGTTAG
- a CDS encoding PDZ domain-containing protein — translation MPVRRLSLVALLLLTLSCNTLTRAFTPVEPTLAPPPAVTDAPTIPVITETPLTPIDIEGAPPILYTPPGCQNVPPATVPPATTVAEPTATPLVAGNPEISTDEQKRIFEKLVGTIERVYVYPDYNGKDWPGIVNNYRAKVEAGLNTETFYIEMNAMIADLGDEHSHFESPAEVAASNADLSGALDYVGIGILVQSLPEKGRVTVLAVFPNSSAERGGLKAHDSILAVDGSPIAQDGEAHPQWVRGPECSAVVLSVESPGQSPRDLAFIRYRITDPQPIDAKLVNTTDGSRIGYIFLPTFFDETIPGQVEQALQDFGDLDGLILDNRMNGGGSSLVVEPILSYFTSGKLGEFASRNDSRSFNVASNPIHNSQTVPLVVLVGEDTVSFGEIFSGILRDIGRAKIVGQTTLGNVETMYGYDFEDGSRAWIAQERFDPPVSHEFWEQTGIVPDVEAFADWDTFTFENDPAVTAAVELLGHK, via the coding sequence ATGCCAGTTAGACGTTTATCACTCGTTGCCCTTCTGCTCCTCACTCTGTCGTGCAACACCCTCACCCGCGCCTTCACTCCGGTTGAGCCGACTCTCGCGCCGCCCCCGGCAGTGACGGACGCCCCGACGATTCCGGTTATCACCGAGACTCCGCTTACGCCAATTGACATTGAAGGCGCGCCACCGATTCTCTACACGCCGCCCGGCTGTCAAAACGTCCCACCGGCCACCGTTCCACCGGCCACCACTGTGGCCGAGCCAACGGCCACCCCGCTGGTGGCGGGCAACCCGGAGATTTCGACCGATGAGCAAAAACGAATCTTTGAAAAGCTGGTAGGCACTATCGAGCGCGTGTACGTCTATCCCGATTACAACGGCAAGGACTGGCCCGGCATCGTCAACAACTATCGGGCCAAAGTGGAAGCCGGGCTGAACACCGAGACGTTTTATATTGAAATGAATGCGATGATTGCCGATCTGGGCGACGAACATTCGCATTTTGAGTCGCCGGCAGAAGTCGCGGCCTCAAACGCGGATTTGTCAGGGGCGTTGGATTATGTGGGAATTGGAATCCTGGTGCAGTCGCTTCCTGAAAAGGGGCGGGTGACGGTGCTGGCCGTCTTTCCAAACTCGTCGGCAGAGCGCGGCGGGTTAAAGGCCCACGACAGCATTCTGGCTGTAGATGGCTCGCCGATTGCGCAGGACGGCGAGGCGCATCCGCAGTGGGTGCGCGGCCCCGAATGTTCGGCGGTAGTGTTGTCGGTGGAGTCGCCGGGGCAGTCGCCGCGAGACCTGGCATTCATTCGTTATCGCATCACCGACCCTCAGCCCATTGACGCCAAACTGGTGAACACGACCGACGGCTCGCGCATCGGCTACATCTTCCTGCCCACCTTCTTCGACGAGACCATTCCCGGCCAGGTGGAGCAGGCCCTGCAGGATTTTGGCGATCTTGATGGATTGATTCTGGACAACCGGATGAACGGCGGCGGATCAAGTTTGGTGGTTGAACCCATTTTGAGTTACTTCACGTCCGGCAAGCTGGGTGAATTTGCAAGCCGCAATGACTCGCGCTCGTTCAACGTCGCTTCTAATCCCATTCACAACTCGCAGACCGTGCCGCTGGTGGTGTTGGTGGGTGAGGACACCGTGAGCTTTGGCGAAATTTTTTCCGGCATTCTGCGAGACATCGGGCGGGCGAAAATTGTCGGCCAGACGACGCTAGGCAACGTGGAGACCATGTACGGCTACGACTTTGAAGATGGCTCGCGGGCCTGGATTGCGCAGGAACGATTCGACCCGCCCGTGTCGCATGAATTTTGGGAGCAAACCGGCATTGTGCCCGACGTGGAAGCCTTCGCCGACTGGGACACGTTTACGTTTGAAAATGATCCGGCGGTGACGGCGGCGGTGGAATTGCTGGGGCATAAATAA
- a CDS encoding DNA-3-methyladenine glycosylase I: MKRCAWPGQNQLMIDYHDTEWGVPVHDDRRLFEFLILEGAQAGLTWQTILNKRENYRRAFDGFDPVKVAAYTEADVARLLADPGIVRNKLKVRAAISNARAFLEVQREFGSFDKYIWGFVGGQPIKNSFKSLSEIPPKTQESDAMSKDLLKRGFKFVGSTICYAFMQAAGLVNDHAVDCFRYDAV; the protein is encoded by the coding sequence ATGAAAAGGTGCGCCTGGCCCGGCCAAAACCAGCTAATGATTGACTACCACGATACCGAGTGGGGCGTTCCCGTCCATGACGACCGGAGACTCTTTGAGTTCCTGATTTTGGAGGGGGCGCAGGCCGGTCTGACCTGGCAGACCATCCTCAACAAGCGCGAAAACTACCGCCGGGCGTTTGATGGGTTCGACCCTGTAAAAGTGGCGGCTTATACTGAGGCTGACGTGGCCCGCCTGCTGGCCGACCCAGGCATCGTCCGCAACAAACTCAAGGTGCGGGCCGCCATTAGCAACGCCCGCGCCTTCCTCGAAGTCCAGCGCGAGTTCGGCTCGTTCGACAAGTACATTTGGGGTTTTGTCGGCGGCCAACCCATCAAAAACAGTTTCAAGTCCTTGTCCGAGATTCCGCCCAAGACCCAAGAGTCGGACGCGATGAGCAAAGACCTCCTCAAGCGCGGTTTCAAGTTCGTCGGCTCGACAATTTGCTATGCCTTTATGCAGGCGGCGGGCCTGGTGAATGATCACGCGGTGGATTGCTTTCGCTACGATGCAGTCTGA
- the lexA gene encoding transcriptional repressor LexA gives MAKGKLSERQRDILDFIREFQRQYGYPPTIRQIGEKVGISSTSVVNYNLNKLEKDGYLNRDLKVSRGLRLVEAAEAVLSNVVGPVVRIPLVGRIFASQPVPVPGAATSFAPDEAIEITRGLVKDPENLFALQVRGDSMIDAMVNDGDIVVMRKQEQARNGEMVAVWLNDREETTLKHFYLENGRVRLQPANPTMGPIYADPRNVQVQGKVVLVLRQMK, from the coding sequence ATGGCTAAAGGCAAACTTTCGGAACGACAGCGCGACATCCTGGATTTTATTCGGGAATTTCAGCGCCAGTACGGCTACCCACCCACCATCCGCCAAATCGGCGAAAAGGTGGGCATCTCGTCCACCTCAGTCGTCAACTACAACCTGAACAAGTTGGAGAAGGACGGCTATCTCAACCGCGATCTTAAAGTGTCGCGCGGCCTGCGGCTGGTGGAAGCCGCCGAGGCGGTGCTAAGCAACGTCGTCGGCCCCGTCGTCCGAATCCCGCTGGTGGGCCGTATCTTTGCCAGCCAGCCCGTGCCAGTGCCGGGCGCCGCCACTTCATTCGCCCCGGACGAAGCCATTGAGATCACGCGCGGCCTGGTCAAAGACCCGGAAAATCTGTTCGCCCTGCAAGTGCGCGGCGACTCGATGATTGACGCGATGGTGAACGACGGCGATATTGTGGTGATGCGAAAGCAAGAGCAGGCCCGCAACGGCGAAATGGTGGCCGTGTGGCTGAATGATCGTGAAGAGACGACGCTCAAGCACTTCTATCTCGAAAACGGTCGTGTCCGCCTGCAACCCGCCAACCCGACAATGGGCCCCATCTACGCCGATCCGAGGAACGTGCAAGTGCAAGGCAAAGTGGTGCTGGTGCTAAGGCAGATGAAGTAG
- a CDS encoding S8 family serine peptidase → MGVRVLNEEGYGTYEQVIKGIEWVVKNKDKYKIQVMNLSMTGPIAAPYWADPLSQAVTAAWAAGITVVVAGGNGGPDAMSIGVPGYNPYAITVGVFTDNYTPGDWSDDYITPFSAAGPTTDGFVKPDLVAPGAHMVSTMLARSYLARNHQASQISNNYFSMAGSSQAAATVSGVATLVLSHNSGLTPDQVKFRLTATARPWIDLSTCPAGVVQLTTEPDSCRALYSMWQQGAGRAAASEAVFGDLPALSANQGMDIQADLRGEVHYEGYSYYNPETETFQLRGDGFGQWAGGFGQWAGGFGQWAGGFGQWAGGFGQWAGGFGQWAGGFGQWAGGFGQWAGGFGQWAGSYGDASFAAGYVNGTGFGQWAGSKQWIGFLEDGG, encoded by the coding sequence GTGGGTGTGCGCGTGCTCAACGAAGAAGGGTACGGCACTTACGAGCAAGTCATCAAAGGCATCGAATGGGTCGTCAAGAATAAAGACAAATACAAGATTCAGGTGATGAATCTTTCAATGACCGGGCCAATCGCCGCGCCCTACTGGGCTGACCCGCTCAGCCAGGCTGTGACCGCGGCCTGGGCTGCGGGCATCACAGTTGTCGTCGCCGGCGGCAATGGGGGGCCGGACGCAATGAGCATCGGCGTCCCCGGCTACAATCCCTACGCTATCACGGTCGGCGTCTTCACCGACAACTACACGCCAGGCGATTGGAGCGACGACTATATCACGCCATTCTCTGCCGCCGGCCCCACCACCGACGGTTTCGTCAAGCCCGATCTGGTCGCGCCGGGCGCGCACATGGTCTCCACCATGCTGGCCCGCAGTTATCTTGCGCGCAACCATCAGGCGAGTCAGATCAGCAACAACTACTTCTCAATGGCCGGGAGTTCACAGGCGGCGGCCACCGTCTCCGGAGTGGCGACCCTGGTTCTATCCCACAACTCCGGTTTGACTCCCGATCAGGTCAAGTTCCGGCTCACGGCAACAGCCCGCCCATGGATTGATTTATCCACCTGCCCGGCCGGCGTCGTCCAACTTACGACAGAACCCGACAGTTGCCGGGCGCTCTACAGCATGTGGCAACAGGGCGCTGGCCGGGCGGCGGCATCCGAGGCAGTGTTTGGTGACTTGCCTGCCCTCTCAGCCAACCAGGGCATGGACATCCAGGCTGACTTGCGCGGCGAGGTTCACTACGAAGGCTACTCTTACTACAATCCCGAAACTGAAACCTTCCAACTGCGCGGCGATGGTTTTGGGCAATGGGCTGGCGGTTTTGGTCAGTGGGCCGGTGGTTTCGGTCAGTGGGCCGGTGGTTTCGGCCAGTGGGCCGGTGGTTTCGGCCAGTGGGCTGGCGGCTTTGGTCAGTGGGCCGGCGGCTTTGGCCAGTGGGCTGGCGGCTTTGGTCAGTGGGCCGGTGGTTTCGGCCAATGGGCTGGTAGTTACGGCGATGCAAGCTTCGCCGCAGGATATGTGAACGGCACAGGCTTCGGCCAGTGGGCCGGTAGCAAACAATGGATTGGCTTTTTGGAGGACGGAGGGTAG